GACGCCGAACTCACCACCGTGGCCAATGAACTGCGTGATATTGCGCTGCTTCGCCTTGCGCGGCTTGCCGCCCGGGCGTCGGAGTGACTCCGTCCGCTCACACGTCGCCGAGTCGCGTCACAACCCACGTGCTCGACACGGTGCGGGGCGCTGCCGCCGCCGGGCTCGCCGTCACGCTCGAGCAGCACACGATGGAGGGCTGGCTCCTCCTGGCCACGGGACGCACGGATGCCGACGGCCGGGTCACCGACCTCGGCCCCGCCGATCTTGCCCCGGGTCGCTTCCGGCTGAGCTTTGACACGGGTGCCTGGTTCGCTGCGGCCGGAGAGAGCACCTTTTACCCCCAGGTGCAGATCACCTTCGAGATTCGTGACGCCGAGGCCCATTATCACGTGCCCCTGCTGCTGAGCCCGTTCGCGTACAGCACCTACCGCGGGAGCTGAGGGCCCAGCCCCGGCCCAGCGCCGGGCTCACACGAGGCCGGTGTACGAGTCCCACGCGGGGCCGGCATCCGGTGCATCGTCGTGCAGCACCGTCGTCTGAATCAGACCGTAGGGACGGTCGGACGCGTGGAACACCTCGTTCGTGTTTTCCACCCCGAACGGTGAGAGGTCATAGAGGAAGTGGTGCTTGTTCGGTGCGGAGAGCCGCACCTCCGCGATGAAGGAACACTCTTCGAGAACGGCTTTGCCCATCTCGTAGAGCGTCTGCTGCAGGGCGAGGGAATGCACCCGGGCGAACTGGGAAATGAGAATGCCGGTGATCTGGGCGTACGTGGCCTCCCAATCCAGGTCGGTGACCGTGAAACGCCAGGCGGCGGTAAGTGAGGTGGCCATCACCCGGTCATTCGTGGGCTGGAGCAGAGTGTAGGGGTCCTGCATAAACCCGGTGAATTCCGAACCGGTTGACTTCAAAATGGTGAGATCCTTGAGTCCGCCAATCACCCAGCACCGTTGGTGATCGCCTATACCGTCCACGGTGACGGCGGCCGTGCGGGTTTCCTGCCCCCGACGCACCCACGTGTGGTCGTGCGGGGAACCGTCGAGGTCCACGCGCTCCCAGGCGAATTCCTCCACCTCCACGCGCGCACTGTGCACGGGCTCAATGTGGTCGACAAAGTGGGTGGCGAGAGTGAGGGCGTAGCTCTCAATCGACAGCAGACCCTTTTCTTTGGCAAACGAATAGGCCGTCTGCTTTTGCGTGTCGGTGGGTAACACCTGCGACTGATCGCCCGCGAGGTGAGCGGCGGCAAAGTCTCCCCGCAGCGCCGTGGACACGCTCACATCATGAATCTCGTGCCGGGGAGTGTCCCGGTAGATGCGCACGATGCGGTTCTCCGCCTTGCCGTAGCGGTTGGAACCGAGAATGATCGCCATGGTGTTCTCCTTGCCTGAGCCGTGCCGATGGGGGAATGCTTAGCGGGTGAGCAGCGCTCCTGACCGGGGTACTCCTGACCGGGGTGAGTGGATGCCGGTGCTCTCGAACACGGACCGCCCGGCTACCCAGGTGGCATGCACCACCCCGGTCAGGAGCACCCCGTCAAAGGCGGTGACGGGGTTCCGATGCAGCAGCTCGGTTGCCTGAACCCGAAACGTGTCGTGCGGCGCAAAGGCGACGAGGTCGGCATCCGCTCCCACCTGGATGCGCCCCTTGGTGGGGAGGCCGGCGAATCGGGCGGTGGCTCCACTCATCCACTCCACCACTTGGTCGAGACCGATGCCGCGTTCGCGAGCCCGGGTCCACACGGCCGGCAGACTCACCTGGAGGCCCGAGATTCCGCCCCAGGCGCGGGCAAAGTCCCCGCCGTGGCCGAGTTTGAGGTCGAGCGTGGCCGGCGAGTGGTCGGAGGCGATGAAATCGATCACACCGTCTTCCAGCCCCTGCCAGAGCAGATGCTGGTTGGCGCGCGACCGGATGGGTGGGCAGCAGGTGAAGGCCGTGAGCCCGTCAGCAATCTCCTCGGCCGTGAAGCTCAGGTAGTGCGGGCAGGTCTCCACCGTGATCGGCAGCCCGCAGGCTTTCGCCTCCCGAAGCTGCGGGAGCGCGGCGGCCGAAGACAGGTGCAGAATGTGCGCGCGCACGCCGGTGCGCTGCACCACGTCGATCACGGTTGCGATGGCTGCGTGCTCGGCGGCGTCGGGGCGACCGGCCACGAAGTCCTGGTACCGGGGTCCGCTCACGTGGGGTGCAGCCAGCAGCACGGCCGGGTCTTCGGCGTGCACGAGCAGGAGGCCGTCAAACTCGGCGATTTCGGCGCCGGCAGCGTGCAGCTGGGCGGTGCTCAGGGCCGGAAACTCGTCAACTCCGGAGTCGGAGAGAAAAGCCTTGAAGCCGAATACTCCCGCATCGTGCAGCGAGCGGAGGGTGCCGAGGGTGCCGGGTATGACGCCGCCCCAGAATCCCACATTCACGGTTGCCTGCGGCTGCGCGGCCGCACGCTTGAGCTCCAGGGCCGCCACGGTCACCGTCGGTGGAATGCTGTTGAGCGGCATGTCGATCAGGGTTGTGACACCGCCGGCGGCGGCCGCCGCGGTGGCACTCGCAAAGCCCTCCCACTCGGTGCGCCCGGGTTCGTTCACATGCACGTGCGTGTCGACGATGCCGGGCAGGAGCACGTGGCCCGGCGGGAGGATGATCTCCCGGGTGGAACCTGTCGGCGCAGTACCTGTCGGCGCCTCACTCAGTGGCGCGTCACGGGGACCCAGATGCGTGATGACTCCGTTGTGCACATGCACGGTGAGGGGGGCGAATCCCTCCGGAGTGAGCACGGCGTCGGCGCGAATCACCAGGTGTTGATCGCGCATGGTGGGTTCCCCTCAGCCCGCGACATCGCGGGAGCGCGTCGGTGTCATCACACTAGTGACGTGCAGGACTCCGCATGGGGGCCTGCGGAAACGTGTGTGAAACACGCGCGGATCGGGCAGCACCCGAGCGGCGAATGGGGAAATGAGCCGGAAACGCAGCGCCTTTTTCGCTGGTCTCCGGCGCGAACTCAGCGGGGCTGCTGCAGCAGACGCCAAATTCGGTCGCGCGACATGGGCAGCTCGTAGGGCCGCACACCGATGGCATCCCGCACCGCGTTCGCCAGCGCCGGCGCAACCGGGTTGTAGGTCGATTCGCTCATGGACTTGGCACCGTAGGGGCCGAGGTCGTCGGTGGTCTCGGCGAAATACACCTCGGTCACGGGAAGGTCGACAAGCTGGGGAATGTGGTAATTGCGCAGCACCCGCGTGGTGACGGTGCCTGCACCATCGAGGGTGACCTCCTCGAACAGTGCCGTGCCGATGGCCTGGGCCACCCCACCCTCAACCTGGCCCCGGGTCTGCTCCGGATTGATGACGAAACCGGCGTCCGCGGCCTGAATGGACTGCAAAATTCGAATCTCGCCCGTGAGGGTGTTCACGGCCACCCGAAAGGCGTGCACGTTGAAGGCCAGTGAGCGGCGGCTGCCGTCTTCGACCCCGCGTGCGGTCAGATCAGCAGTGTCCGCGGCAGCAATAACCTCGGACAGGGGCAGGAACTCGTCTCCGGAGGCGAGCCCATCGCTGTGGAGCGTCCAGGTGTCGGTGCGTCCGCGCATCCGCTCGGCCGTGCTGGTAAGGCGCTGCGCGAGAGTGGTGGCGGCACCAAGAATGGCCTTGCCGGCAATCACCACTCCGGCCGAGCCAAAGGCACCGGTGTCGTAGGCGGAGGTGTCCGTGTCCGAGTGCAGAACATCGATCTGGTCCGGTGTGGTGCCGAGGGCCGTGGCGGCGATCTGGGTGTGCACCGTCGTGGTGCCGTTGCCGAATTCCGTGGTTCCCACCCGCACGGTGTAGCGTCCCGTGCTCTCCAGCGTGACGGATGCCTCGCAGCGGTGGCCGCGCGGGGGAGTCGTGGCGATCATGGACGAGGCCATACCCTCGCCGACCCGCCACTCGTCGCCTCGTGGCTCCGGGGTGTTGTTGCCTCGGGCCAACGCTGACTGGGCGAGATCGAGGCACTGGTCCAGCCCGTAGCTGCCAAAAATGAGGTCTGGTCCCTCGGTGTGGGTGACCACCAGCGGATCGCCCGGGAGCACCGAGTTGATGCGTCGCAGATCGAAGGGATTGATCTTCAGTTCGCGGGCGAGGTCGTCGAGTGCACTCTCCACGGCAAAGATCATCTGACCGAGGCCATAGCCGCGGAAGGCGCCCGACGGGGGGTTATTTGTGTAGACGCACTGGGCATCCACTCGCTTGTTGGGAACACGGTACAGCGCAACCGACTCGGAGCTGCCGTGATACATGACGCCGGGTCCATGATTGCCGTAGGCACCGGTGTCGGACAGGACGCCCAGGGTGAGGGCCGTAAGTGCACCGGAGGCGGTCGCGCCGAGCGTTACGTCCACACGGATGGGGTGACGCACCGGTGCGATGGTGAACTCATCGGTGCGCGTGAATTCGTACTGCACCGGGCGACCGGTGGTCAGAACGGCCAGGGCCACGACGTCTTCGGTCAGGATCTCCTGCTTTCCACCGAAGCCGCCTCCCACGCGGGCGGTGAAAACGCGCACGTCGTCGATGCTCAGGTCGAAGAGGCGACAAATCTCGGTGCGCACCAAAAAGGGTACCTGCGAACTCGTGCGGAGCACCAGACGGTCGTTTTCCATCCAGCCGATCGTCCCGTGCGTTTCGAGCGCGACATGGGCGATGCGTTGGGTCTGCCAGCGGCCGGAGACGACGGTGGTGGCGTCCGTGAGGCCGGCCGTTACATCACCGTGCTCACCGTGCATCTCGGCAACCAGGTTGCGCTGCGGATCGGCCACGCGGGAGATCAGGGCATTCTTGTCGCCGTGCACGAGCGCCGCTCCGGCTTCGAGCGCTTCCTCAGGGTCGAAGACGGCACGAAGGTGGTCATATTCCACCGTGATGAGACGGCAGGCGGCCTCGGCAATGGCAATGGAGTCGGCCACGACGGCGGCCACGCGCTGCCCGCGAAAGCGCAGTACGGTGTCGAAGACTCGCGTGTCGTCGGGATCGTCGAGGCGGTCCTCGTGCCGGGCGGTGGAAAACAGCACATCGGGAGAATCCAGGTGCGTCAACACCGCGTGCACGCCCGGAAGCGCCAGCGCCGCGCTCGTGTCCAGAGCTGCAATGCGCGCACTGGCGTGCGGGCTCGCCAGAATGGCCAGGTGGAGGAGGCCAGGTACCTGCACATCCAGCGTGTAGGACTCCTGGCCGGTGACGATGCGCTCGGCTGCCGGTGCTCGAAGTGACGTGCCGACGCGCCCGCTCGGGTCGGCCGGTTTGTCGGCCGCCGGACGGGTGCGCACAATGGGGCCGAGGGTCGACGGGCGCACAGCTGGCGAGCCATCACTCGGTGTGTGCGTGCCGCGGATGGCATCGTCGATGGAGCGGTAGCCGGTGCAGCGGCACAGGTTGCCCTTCAGGAGACGCGGCAGGTCGTGCAGGTCGTGCTCGGTGAGTGTGGAGGCGGTCACGATCATGCCCGCCGTGCAGAAACCGCACTGGAACCCCGCGGCGTCGACGAACTTCTGCTGCACCGGTGCGAGATTGCCCGGCTGGCCGAGGCCCGCCACCGTGGTGATGGCCGTACCCTCGGCACGGAAGGCCGGGTAGATGCAGGAATGAATGGGGGTGCCGTCCACGAGTACGGAGCACGCGCCACAGTCGCCCGTGTCGCAGCCCTTCTTGACGTCCTGATGGCCCGCGTCGCGCAGCAGGGTACGGAGGCTCTGGCCTGCCGCGGGGGAGACCTCCAGGGGTTCACCATTGACCGTGATCATCGGTTGTCCTCGTCCTCGTTCTCGTTCTGGTTTTCGTCTTCGTTCAGTTCCTGACGGATTTCCTCGGCAAGCACACCGCTTACGGCCTGGCGCCAGTCGGCCGCCCCGTGGGCGTCGGTGAACCAGTCGGTGATGGCGTCAATGTCGCTGCGCAGGCGTGTCTGTGGGGGGATGCCCGCGTACCGCAGTTGCACGGGACGAATCGTGCCCCCCGTCACGGTGATCACGAAGGTCCCGTCGACATCCAACCGGCCGGCCAGAACGGCCCCGGACCGCCCGAGCGGAGACAGGGCGATCTTGCGAAACGCGGTGCGCGCCCCGAGCTGCGCGGACCGCAGGTGGATGGACCGCAGCACATCGCCCTCGTTCAGCACGGTGGACATGTTTCCGGTGACGAAGGCGACCGCCGGCATCCGCTCGTCGCTGCCGTCGGCACGCCAGATGAGCACCTCGGCATCGAGCGCAACCGCCAGGGTGATCATGGGGCCGGCGGGCAGTGCGGTGGCGAGGTTTCCGCCGACCGTTGCCACATTCCACACCTTGAAGGACCCGAACAGGGCGGCGCAGCACTGGTAGAAAAGCGGATGCGCGGTCCACCCCGCTTCGGCGGGCAGTCGGGACAATTCGGCAAACGTGCACGTTGCCGCGATCTCCAGCCCCGCGTCCGTGACGGTGAGCGCCGGCCAGTCGAAGGTGGCCAAATCGACGAGACCGGTCAAGTGGATGCGAGGGTCGGCATAGAGTTCCGAGCCGCCAGCCAGCGGCACCACGCCGCCACCCAGGGCGCGCAGGTCGTCGCGGTGTCGGGCGGGGATGACGCTCGTCACGGTGTTGAGGTCCATGTTTCCTCCGACGGAAGCTGACCCGTCGGCTGACGGCTCGGCCCCCGGAACGCGGTGCGGTGAACGGACCCGGTGAGCGCCGATGGGCACCGGGGTAGACACCAAGTCCATCCCGGCAACAGTCTCCGGTCACATCAGACTTGTGCCTTCAATGCTAAGCGACAGTGTGGCGTTCACGTAACGCTCGGCGTCCCCCGTGCGGGTGAGGCGCACACACCGTGTGAATATGCTCGCGGGGTGTCTGTCGCCGCTAAATGTCGATGGTGTAAATGAGGGATTCCTGAACCATGCCGAGCCACTCGTACAGTTCACGCAGGAACGGCTCCTCCTCGCCCTCCAGCTGAATGCGGCCATCGGGGGACATGATCAGGCGCTCCGCGAGAGTGAGTCGCAGGTCGTTCAGGGTGCGCAGCCACGATTGCACTGCTGCCGGATCGATGTCCAGGGTGACCGCCGTGCGGGGCACGGGCTTCTGTCGGCGGGTTCGCGGGGTCTTCGCGGTCTCCTCGACCAGGGCCGCCGGGGTATCAACGAGAGCCGCACGCAGTGTGGCGAGCACGACGCGGGCGTTGAAGACCTTCGCCTCGATCAGATCGCCCGCCGTGAAGCGGCGAAATTCCTGGGTTGCCTCGTCATCGCCGGGGTAGGCATCCGGCAACATTCGCCGTAACGCGGGGTCAGCGGATGCCACGGTCACGTCTTCGCCGGCGCGCTCGAGCATCTCCACCAGCTGTTCCACCGCCAGTTTGAGCAGGTCGACCTCGATCGGCTCGAATCGGCCCAGGAGGTCTCCGGAGTCCGCGAGGCCGAAGCGCGTCACGAGTCTGCCTTGGCGAGCGTGGCCCAGAGCCCATACCCGTGCATGGCTTCGACGTGGCGTTCCATTGCCTCCCGGTTACCCGTGGCGACGACGGACTTGCCGTTGTGATGAACCTGCAGCATGAGCCGCTCGGCCTCCTCCGGGGTGACGCCAAAGTAGCTGCGGAATACATACGACACATAGGACATGAGGTTGACCGGGTCGTTCCACACCAGCGTCACCCAGGGGCGATCGAGGACCGCGTTGGGGCGCACATCGAGGAGTGGGTCTGTGACAGTCACGCTCTAAGGGTGTCACGGCTTCTGGTTGATTTCCACCCCACACACCGGGGCGGTCACTGTCTGCGCGGCGCAAAACACAAACCGCGGAAGGGAATATCCTTGAGGAATGACCTCTCTCGTTTCCCCAACCGTGACGGCTCCCACGCTGACCGCCGTCGAGGTTGAACGCATCCGTAACGACTTCCCCATTCTGGGACAGCGGGTGAATGGGCATCCACTCAACTACCTGGATTCGGGCGCCACGTCGCAGAATCCGATCAGCGTGATGGAAGCCGAGCAGGAATACTACGAGCAGCGCAACGCCGCCGTGCACCGGGGGGCGCACACCCTCGCTGTCGGAGCGACGGAGGTGTTTGAAGCCGCCCGCGAGACGGTCGCCGCGTTCATTGGCGCATCGAGCGACGAGCTGGTGTGGACATCAAACGCTACCGAAGCCATCAACCTCGTGACCTACTCGTTCTCCAACGCATCGCTGGGGCTGGGGGGAGGGGCCGCGAAACGGTTCGCGCTCGGCGCCGGCGACGAGATCGTGGTTACCGAGATGGAGCACCACGCCAACCTCATCCCCTGGCAGCAACTGGCCCTGCGGACCGGGGCCACGCTTCGGTTCATTCCCATTCTCGACGACGGCACCCTTGACCTAATTGCGGCGGCGGAGATTGTGGGCACCCACACCCGGGTGCTGGCCTTCAGCCATGCGTCCAACGTGACGGGGATCATCAACCCCGTGGCCGAACTCGTGCGTCTCGCTCGGCGGGTGGGTGCGCTGGTGCTTCTGGACGCCTGCCAATCCGCGCCGCACTTTGCCATGAACGTCGTTGACCTCGACGTGGACTTTGTCGTCTTCTCCGGCCACAAGATGCTCGGTCCCACCGGAATCGGGGCGCTCTACGGCAAGGCCGACGTGCTGGCCGATATGCCGCCGTTTCTAACGGGTGGCTCCATGATCACCACGGTGAGCATGGAGAAAGCCGAATTCCTCGCGCCGCCGCAGCGCTTTGAGGCGGGAACCCAGCGCATTTCCCAGGCAATCGCGCTCGCCGCGGCTGTGGACTACCTGCGGGAAACGGGTATGGACAAAATTGGGGGCTGGGACAAGGAGCTCGGTCAGCGTCTCGTTGCCGGTCTGGGGGAGATTCCGGGTGTGCGTGTGCTGGGTCCCGGAGTCGGTGTGGAGCGACTCGGACTGGCCAGTTTCGACCTGGCCGGTGTGCACGCCCACGATGTGGGTCAGTACCTCGACGACGCGGGTATTGCCGTGCGCGTGGGGCACCACTGCACGCAGCCGCTGCATCGCCGTCTGGGCGTGACCGCGTCGACCCGGGCAAGCACGTATCTGTACACGACAACCGACGAGGTGGATGAGTTCCTCGCGACACTTCGTGAAGTGGCACCATTTTTCGGAGTGACTGCGTGAGCGACCTGCAGCAGCTGTACCAGACCATTATTCTCGACCATGCGAAGGCGAAGCACGGTTCGTCGGTGGAGCCGCTCGTGCCGCTGGATTCGTCGGCAGCTGCGCGGGTAGCCGAGTCGCACCAGGTGAACACGTCCTGCGGCGACGAGGTGACCATGCGCGTCACCCTCGGCGCGGTGGGTACCGAGCAACGAGTGGAGGAGCTGGTGTGGCGAGGCGAGGGGTGCTCGATTTCTGTCGCATCCGCTTCGGTGCTCACGGACACGCTGCGGGGTCTTCGCGTTATGGAGGCTCGCTC
This sequence is a window from Cryobacterium sp. CG_9.6. Protein-coding genes within it:
- the uraH gene encoding hydroxyisourate hydrolase; translation: MTPSAHTSPSRVTTHVLDTVRGAAAAGLAVTLEQHTMEGWLLLATGRTDADGRVTDLGPADLAPGRFRLSFDTGAWFAAAGESTFYPQVQITFEIRDAEAHYHVPLLLSPFAYSTYRGS
- the pucL gene encoding factor-independent urate hydroxylase: MAIILGSNRYGKAENRIVRIYRDTPRHEIHDVSVSTALRGDFAAAHLAGDQSQVLPTDTQKQTAYSFAKEKGLLSIESYALTLATHFVDHIEPVHSARVEVEEFAWERVDLDGSPHDHTWVRRGQETRTAAVTVDGIGDHQRCWVIGGLKDLTILKSTGSEFTGFMQDPYTLLQPTNDRVMATSLTAAWRFTVTDLDWEATYAQITGILISQFARVHSLALQQTLYEMGKAVLEECSFIAEVRLSAPNKHHFLYDLSPFGVENTNEVFHASDRPYGLIQTTVLHDDAPDAGPAWDSYTGLV
- the allB gene encoding allantoinase AllB, translated to MRDQHLVIRADAVLTPEGFAPLTVHVHNGVITHLGPRDAPLSEAPTGTAPTGSTREIILPPGHVLLPGIVDTHVHVNEPGRTEWEGFASATAAAAAGGVTTLIDMPLNSIPPTVTVAALELKRAAAQPQATVNVGFWGGVIPGTLGTLRSLHDAGVFGFKAFLSDSGVDEFPALSTAQLHAAGAEIAEFDGLLLVHAEDPAVLLAAPHVSGPRYQDFVAGRPDAAEHAAIATVIDVVQRTGVRAHILHLSSAAALPQLREAKACGLPITVETCPHYLSFTAEEIADGLTAFTCCPPIRSRANQHLLWQGLEDGVIDFIASDHSPATLDLKLGHGGDFARAWGGISGLQVSLPAVWTRARERGIGLDQVVEWMSGATARFAGLPTKGRIQVGADADLVAFAPHDTFRVQATELLHRNPVTAFDGVLLTGVVHATWVAGRSVFESTGIHSPRSGVPRSGALLTR
- a CDS encoding molybdopterin cofactor-binding domain-containing protein; translated protein: MITVNGEPLEVSPAAGQSLRTLLRDAGHQDVKKGCDTGDCGACSVLVDGTPIHSCIYPAFRAEGTAITTVAGLGQPGNLAPVQQKFVDAAGFQCGFCTAGMIVTASTLTEHDLHDLPRLLKGNLCRCTGYRSIDDAIRGTHTPSDGSPAVRPSTLGPIVRTRPAADKPADPSGRVGTSLRAPAAERIVTGQESYTLDVQVPGLLHLAILASPHASARIAALDTSAALALPGVHAVLTHLDSPDVLFSTARHEDRLDDPDDTRVFDTVLRFRGQRVAAVVADSIAIAEAACRLITVEYDHLRAVFDPEEALEAGAALVHGDKNALISRVADPQRNLVAEMHGEHGDVTAGLTDATTVVSGRWQTQRIAHVALETHGTIGWMENDRLVLRTSSQVPFLVRTEICRLFDLSIDDVRVFTARVGGGFGGKQEILTEDVVALAVLTTGRPVQYEFTRTDEFTIAPVRHPIRVDVTLGATASGALTALTLGVLSDTGAYGNHGPGVMYHGSSESVALYRVPNKRVDAQCVYTNNPPSGAFRGYGLGQMIFAVESALDDLARELKINPFDLRRINSVLPGDPLVVTHTEGPDLIFGSYGLDQCLDLAQSALARGNNTPEPRGDEWRVGEGMASSMIATTPPRGHRCEASVTLESTGRYTVRVGTTEFGNGTTTVHTQIAATALGTTPDQIDVLHSDTDTSAYDTGAFGSAGVVIAGKAILGAATTLAQRLTSTAERMRGRTDTWTLHSDGLASGDEFLPLSEVIAAADTADLTARGVEDGSRRSLAFNVHAFRVAVNTLTGEIRILQSIQAADAGFVINPEQTRGQVEGGVAQAIGTALFEEVTLDGAGTVTTRVLRNYHIPQLVDLPVTEVYFAETTDDLGPYGAKSMSESTYNPVAPALANAVRDAIGVRPYELPMSRDRIWRLLQQPR
- a CDS encoding FAD binding domain-containing protein, whose translation is MDLNTVTSVIPARHRDDLRALGGGVVPLAGGSELYADPRIHLTGLVDLATFDWPALTVTDAGLEIAATCTFAELSRLPAEAGWTAHPLFYQCCAALFGSFKVWNVATVGGNLATALPAGPMITLAVALDAEVLIWRADGSDERMPAVAFVTGNMSTVLNEGDVLRSIHLRSAQLGARTAFRKIALSPLGRSGAVLAGRLDVDGTFVITVTGGTIRPVQLRYAGIPPQTRLRSDIDAITDWFTDAHGAADWRQAVSGVLAEEIRQELNEDENQNENEDEDNR
- a CDS encoding DUF2017 family protein: MTRFGLADSGDLLGRFEPIEVDLLKLAVEQLVEMLERAGEDVTVASADPALRRMLPDAYPGDDEATQEFRRFTAGDLIEAKVFNARVVLATLRAALVDTPAALVEETAKTPRTRRQKPVPRTAVTLDIDPAAVQSWLRTLNDLRLTLAERLIMSPDGRIQLEGEEEPFLRELYEWLGMVQESLIYTIDI
- the clpS gene encoding ATP-dependent Clp protease adapter ClpS, with the protein product MTVTDPLLDVRPNAVLDRPWVTLVWNDPVNLMSYVSYVFRSYFGVTPEEAERLMLQVHHNGKSVVATGNREAMERHVEAMHGYGLWATLAKADS
- a CDS encoding SufS family cysteine desulfurase, giving the protein MTSLVSPTVTAPTLTAVEVERIRNDFPILGQRVNGHPLNYLDSGATSQNPISVMEAEQEYYEQRNAAVHRGAHTLAVGATEVFEAARETVAAFIGASSDELVWTSNATEAINLVTYSFSNASLGLGGGAAKRFALGAGDEIVVTEMEHHANLIPWQQLALRTGATLRFIPILDDGTLDLIAAAEIVGTHTRVLAFSHASNVTGIINPVAELVRLARRVGALVLLDACQSAPHFAMNVVDLDVDFVVFSGHKMLGPTGIGALYGKADVLADMPPFLTGGSMITTVSMEKAEFLAPPQRFEAGTQRISQAIALAAAVDYLRETGMDKIGGWDKELGQRLVAGLGEIPGVRVLGPGVGVERLGLASFDLAGVHAHDVGQYLDDAGIAVRVGHHCTQPLHRRLGVTASTRASTYLYTTTDEVDEFLATLREVAPFFGVTA
- the sufU gene encoding Fe-S cluster assembly sulfur transfer protein SufU; translated protein: MSDLQQLYQTIILDHAKAKHGSSVEPLVPLDSSAAARVAESHQVNTSCGDEVTMRVTLGAVGTEQRVEELVWRGEGCSISVASASVLTDTLRGLRVMEARSLLETFRDMLRSRGKIEPDEEVLGDAAAFAGVSRYPARVKCAMLPWVAFEAALAEAESRP